The sequence below is a genomic window from Felis catus isolate Fca126 chromosome A2, F.catus_Fca126_mat1.0, whole genome shotgun sequence.
AAACGAGACACGTGAACTTTGTTTTCGTGAGGAAACGTGAAGATAGGAACACGGACGTTGACCTGTGGGCTGTGACTTTCCTCCTCAGTAACCGGTAGAGGTGCCATCCAGGAGCTCCGCGAGGTTAGCAGAGGCTCCACagagatctggaaaaaaaaaaaacaaaccaagaaaagtCACATAGCATCACTAACCCATCTCCCACCAGCGCGTGAGTCACGGACTTTCTGCAAGAAACACAGTTTTGAGGGAAGCacgttttaaaaacttttttatcttggacattttcaaacacacacacctcCTCCCCGGTACCCCAAACGTGGCCTCCACACCTGCCAAGGCTCTGTTATCTTTGCTGCCGTCCTCCAGAATTTTTTCCGGagtattttaaaaccaaagcCCAGGGAGCGTGTCACTTTGCCCATGGCCTTGGGGGTGTTTAAGAAATGCCTTAAATAGAGGCGCAGCACGCTTGGCATTTAACCCAAGGAGCAGAGAGGCAAGGAGGGGGCTCTGAGACGCTCCACTTTGCCAACTGGAAGCAATTAACGTCCGCCCTCTCCAGAAAGGCTACGATTCTTTTTACTctataatttatcaaaaacaggaaaaagacgAGGCTTCGAAAGTAATTATTTCGTGTAATATAATTCAACACCTCCGTTCGCGTAGGGAAGTCTGCACGAAGAGgtaaaaatgctttttctttagaCGGAAGCCGAACATCTCAAGATACCTGGTCCTTTACTCCATAGGTCGCATTCACAAGGATCACGCGTCAGATTCCTCAGTCTCACGTTTTCAGGGTTAAGATTTAGGAGTGGAGCAGAAGTGACACGTACCCagaatatattcatgtatttacaTTTAGGCCCTCACACTCCAGCTAGTGAACGCCTCCACAAAACTGAGAGGATCCATCCATTCCCAACCCAGAGTGGTACACCCTCCACCATCCGTGGGACACAGCTACCCTTTTAATCATGACCTTCTatcttattcagattttaaaGCATCGTTTGGACTTCAGGACGTTAATCTGACAATGTGGCCGGAGTAAGTGCCACAAAATATTCCACCAGGAAGATCGAATACactcacttctcttttttttgcctgGGGACAAACGACGACGGCGACAGATTGTCTATCGGGTAGTCCCATTGCTCCGTCTCACACCCCAAGAGCAGGATGTATTTGACGCCTTTTCTTTTATGCAGCGCAGAGCGGTGAAGAGGTATCCACAGACCCGTCTGCGATGCTCTCGTCTTTCACCGAGGTTTTCTTTATTCGTTCAAGGCAGGGTGCATACGTTCACGAAAACCTCACTGATGGGGCCTTTTTAAATCCAGACGGTCATCGCGAATGTAATATGCGTTTTCTCCATGGTCCCCCACGTACTGGTCTGCGCACGGGGAGTAAACTGGACAGTCCTGTTAGGGTCCAGCGTCCATGAACTAGATGGGAAGAAGGTTTCACAACGGACACACGTATCAGATCGCCACGGTGCACATGTGAAACGCCTTACAGTTTTATACGTCCATCAAAGCCCAATAAGGCTGAGGCTTTAAAATCCGTGAATGTGCTTTCATGTGCTCCTACGTAATTACTAAGAAGAAGGTGAAACGATCTACCCtcgagagagaaaagcaaaattcatatatatacacatataacacacacgtgtgcacgcagGCACACGCACGTATAGGTGAAGTGTATACAAAGTGTAAAAAGGGGCCGCCCTTCCGATTAAACGTCTAGTTCTAGAaccatctatttaaaaaaaaaccgaTCTCCCTAAAAGCAGAACGTACACACTCCAGCAGCCGTCAGTGCAGTGCCTTGGACACAGCACGCTCTGCCTTGGGGGACGGTCACCGGTGAATGCGGCCTCGCGGCCTCCAGcacacaagacacacacacacacacacacacacacacacacacacacacacacacggccctGTCTTTAAAACGTTTTAAATCACGGAGCTCAATCGTAGCAAAGTTTCGGACAACGGCGCGGGAGTTTTTCTACAACACGAGAGTGTCACCTTTTCCACGGGAATCCGAAAGCCTCCCAACCTGTGAAAACACATGCTTCTTTGTCGCCGTGGTCACCGAGGGCGAGCGTCCTCACTGACGCCTGGCTTTCGGTTTTCTGGCGataatttttaagtgtgaaaAAGGCGACCTCGTTACGTGGCGCTAACTTACTTCGACGGCGGGGGCTTTGGGCTGGGAGGGAGTCTAGCCTCTTTGTAAGGTGACCgtgttctcactttttaatttaCGGATGGTTTACAACAGCCATGAGGATGCTTCACGGGGAAACACGACCCTGAAAAGGCTCGCTACGTTGTGGCCACGAGGCGGTGGCCCACCTTGTACTCTCAGCAGCTCGGAGGGGCCGACGCTTTACAGTGGAAATACTTTACCAGTTTTTAAACAACCAAATGCTATTAAGACTCCGTAAGCTAAGGTTTTCTTTCCTGCGTAAATCTTAGGGTTTTGCCTTACACTCACACTTTCTCGGGGCTAACGTTAATGCTCAGTTCCAGGGACCAGTATGCAGAAGCAATGAAAAGGCAGTCACTATTATTAAAATTAGGTCAAACTGCTGCATTTAGGAAGAGGGTCTCTCCCCAGAATCTTGTCATTATTTGGGGCCACCGCTGCCAGGAAGAGTTGGTGAAACTTTCTCAGGCCCTTCTGTGAGGTCCGAACAGGTGTTTAGAGAGCAAACTGGTGGCCCTTGCCATAGGTGATTGTGACAAGTCCAGACCCTCTGTgacaaaaaaataggaaaacaggtATTTCCAATAGCGCGCATCCCATTTTTGCTCGTATCTTCAAGCACGTGCCCGTCTCTGAATCGTTCGCAAAACTTCGAAAATATCGAGACTACTTTCTTTGGAAAATCGTGGCTATGCACTTATTGATGGGAGGCTCACAAAAGCAACCTTTCGTGTCTGAGCTCAGTGAGACGGCTCTCCGGGCCCTGAGCAGTCCCGAGTGTCTCCTTCTACAGTACTCTTCAAACCCCCAACCAAACTGGGtcatctttattattaatttttttcaaactggattttaaaaagaaaacaaccccattatCTACTCAGAGGAAGAAAACTTCTTCCTGTTGATGTGGCTTTGTCACTTTCTCGTTTAATAACCTTTGATGACAGAAAAACATTTCTCCACAGATGGGCAGTAACTCTTATTTCAAGGACTGGGGCACTAAATTTGATACTGTGGAGGAAGGTACGTTATGCtttattagaaacaaaaaaaatttttttaagatatcccgggaaagaaacttgaaaaaaaaaaatacccagcacCCCTCGCAAATCggcaaagaaaaaaagcttttaaaatctcGTACTAAATAAAGATCCCGCCTGCTATCAGTTTAGGTTCCAGGCGAGTCATAAAGAGATTCTCCTTCCTGgtccaggagggagagagaaccaacCCCACCTCTCCGAGTTTGCAAACTGGAAAGAGAAAGTGCTTTGGACCCGCCGGTGCTGATGGGCCTGGGCCCCCTTTACCGTCTTTAGACTTGCTGGCAAACGCAGAAGAAAGCCAGCGCCCACGGAAGAGCCACCTAGCCCcgtggttttgtttatttgtcttctcTCACATGGGGTCTTTCTGACTCAGTGCGGAgccggtggtggtggtggtggtggtggcggggagGCAGCGAGGGCGGTTTGAAAAAAAGATGCTGCCGCGCCGGGTGAGGGGGGTGGGCGAGCGGAAGACACATGTTACATCAGACACAGTACCTGCTTTCTCACTGCACAGCTTGTCAGCGAGGTCGTGTGCCTCCTGGGCGGTAAGTGAGAATATCTCGTCTTCATGCTCCTCTATAATAGCTTCGCACTGCGGAAACGTAATAACAACATATGTGGATAGATCCGCGCGCACGGGGCTCTCGTGAGAAGGACGCACCAACATTTTATTAGCTAAAACCAGAAAACCGTGTTACCAACCACCGTGGCCCGTTTTCATCAGCCCCTTGGCTTTCGGGACCTCACTGCCTCGGACGGAGCCTCGTCCCCAAACGTTAATTGCGTCACTTTCCTGGGACTTAACTAACCGATTAGTCGTGTTGAAAGAcgagggtgaggaggagagcGGTTCTTTGTATCTGTGCCTCTTCGTTACCTTGGAATgcgaagaaaaggaagaaaggggtcTCCTAGGTAGAGCTGGGGAGTCTTagctttctggttttgtttgggttttctaGACCCCTTCAAAGAACCCGGCTCCTGGAGACGCTTAAACCGGTTTCCCTCAGATTTAACATAACAATccattttgtggttttaaaacaGAGACTGAAGTGTGAAAACAATTAAGCTTTCTCAGCAATCAAAACAAACCTCGTCGGTTTCACTGTGGGTAACATGCTTGGCAGTGACTTGGCCAAGTTTCTTTTCAGACCATCTAGCGCGCTCCGTTGATAATTTCACTTCGCTTCTAGCCCCAAATCTCACTTTGCAGAGAAGAGGGAGCCCAAAGGCGCCCGGGGcattaagaaaatcttaaattcTAACTGAAGGACGCGTCTGTGCTCAAGACCCACAGGGTTACAGCTCCTGGAACCGTGAAGCTACAGGGGAGCAATCGCTCGAGACTTGGCAAAGCACAGTCCAAGTTCATTCAgcaagactttaaaatttttcaatggcatttaaaaatatgcaaattccACCATAACGTGTTTATTTAAAACCTGTGAAATACAGGCCCACGTACTCATCGCAATTCCTGTTCCAGGGTACTTTTACCTTGGAGTTATTGCctgtactttttaattaaaatgaaatcttcagAAGTCAGCTAAAGCCCCTGTTTCGGGGCGTCAGCATGCCTGACATTTCGGCCAGTGTGTgaacttaatacattttttaaacaggcTTTGCCATCACTTGGTCTGATTCAACAGCGTTAAGTAAAGCGAAATATATTGGAATCTATCTTGCCAGGCACATTCTAGCAAGCCAGAGGCCGGCATTCACTTAAAATAAACACCACACCGGACGGGAGTTTGGCATTAGGCCAACTATCATACCTAAGCCTTTGTTTAACTTAGTTTGTGCTAAAATACTTGAATTAACCCGGGAAGGAAATTCTCTGTCTTCTGGGAAGCCtgaagggggagaaggaaaaaaaaaaaaaaaagatgtttgtcaCTCTTCCTCTATCATTTGgctataaatatttgaaaacgaCATTCATTCTAATTTGGATTTTAACCTAGGAGCCGCCACCCCTGATTCTTTCTTTGGGAACCTGGAAGAGACCTGCCTCCGCAAGGGGGGCCACTGAGacccctctctgagccccacagGGGCAGAGCAGGCGCGACCCTCGGCTTCAAGTCGCTGGGAGCTACAACAGCACTTTCTGCGAAACACCGCCTGTCTGCACAGCCCCGTGAGGTGTCTCAAAGGCAACTTCCCAAATGCATGGTCAACACTGACGCCGCCGCGGGGACCACAGAGCAGCCAGATAACCTTTTAATGTTCAAGGTCTGGAAACTCAACCACAACCCAAGCAAACGGCCAAAAAGAACACCCCAAATGGTGTTCCTGGCGCGTGGGATTCACCTGCGAAGAACGGGAGCTTACCGCGAATTTCAAAGGTCTGTAAGCatcagaataaaaatggaattttttaaattctttgtatattctgtctccttcccttggAGCAAATCTCTTAAACTTCTTCTCCCGAGTCACGGAATCTTCTTCCAGCTGGTAGTGGTTCATCCGCTCGCACACTTGGTCCAACAGGTCTGTTAGGAAAACCTCCGAGTGGGCTAGGGGGGTCTGTGGAGACAAACGGGGCAGGAGACCTGCCTTAACGTTCACGCGGTCTTAGCAGATCGTGCGCCGGGCGCGTCCGGGGCCGCGCGCCACCCCCAGGAGCGCCGGGAGGCATGACCTTCCTCGCACAATGTGCTTGCGGTTGGGTTACTTACAGAACGTGGGAAGTTCGCTTACACTGTGCTTTTGGGAAGGGGCGGGTGTTTGAAAGTGGACGGGAAGGAAACCCCTAGGTTGGAACTGGAAAGTGCACTTACACAGGTAGTCCTTTTTCAAAGTCATTGCACATGCAGAATACGGCGCCGAGGCCAGAAAATGGCTGTGATTATTTACTAgccggagagagggagggaggggagggggaggggcggagggggagggggagcacaagagggggaccgggagggaggcagagaccgCGGGCCAGCGCGCCGCGTCCTTCTGGACGGGTCGGGCCGAGCCGACAGTGGCGCCCGCGGGcgccggtgggggaggggggacaggggcGCGCGGGACGGCCACGGGCGCGGGCTCGGGGAACAGCTGGCGCCCGTCTCCGCGCGCCCCTGTCCCTCCGGAATGCGGCGAGGATTCAGGggacgcccccccacccccaccccgccccggccaCCACCTCCGCCCCGCGCGGGGGTCAAAGAGCACCCCTCGCCCCTGGTAACCGACACAAAACCTCAGGGCCCGTCTAGACGGGTCAAGGTGCAGGATGCCGCGTCCCCGCGGCTCCTTCCGGAAGGGGGCGGGGACCCGCCAAGGGCGCCGCGGACGCGCCGCGCCCGGGCCTCCGCGggctttctccctctccaccctccgCTGATCAAAGTAGGAAGTTTGCGTGACAACCGTGGTGAAAGGGGCTGAATCGCAAATGAACTCGATTTCGGCGATGTTGATCTAGCCGGCCTCCATTGTCCCCTTTCAGGCGCAGTGTGAACCCTTCCGGTGCCGGCGACCGCGCGGCGGCGAGGCGCGCGCTCCGGGCGCACAAAGGGTCCCCGCGCCTCCCTCCCCCGGGCCGGCGTCCCCGCCGCCCCCGGGGTCCGCGAGCAGTGCGCGCGGTGGGACACAGGCCTGCAGGAGCCGGGGCAGCAAGAGAGCCGAAGACGACCGCCGCCGTTGGGCGCCCAGCTGCCCCCGCCGTGTACGCGGTAACGGGGTCCCCGCCTCTCCCCCCAAAACCCGGTTCCAGGCGCATTCTCTCCAGGCCCGGGCGCTCCCTTTTGCAACGAAACCGTTTACTCAACTGGATTAAACCACAACGCTTATCCATTCACTGAAAtagccagtttttaaaaactcgcgagtgtggtttgttgttgttgttttcggGTCTCCAGTGAAATGACCCTAAAGTCAGTGGCTTGAAGTGCATTCCAAATACAAGCTGCATTTCACTTACACTTTTAAGTACGCCAATCAAGCCCTGtaagttgtaaaaacaaaacaaaacaaaaagcacagcaATGCGTGGGTTAAGGAACAAACCGAAAATCCGTTTTATTAACCACAGGCGCTGAGGATTAAATCTGTATTGGGTCTGCACGTTATAAAACACAGAGGTAAATTCTTAATTACAGTTAATCAAGCAGATCATTAGCTGCATGATTATGGGGTGGGTTTTTTTGCCTGCCACGCGTGTGGTTTAAGTGTATTTCCTTATCTGATACGTTTGAGATCCCTTCGTGGTACTTTCTGGATGTTAGCAAAGCAGGTTTTCACTTTACAGCGATGAGTGCACGCTTTCACTTAAAAAAGCTAAGTGAAACCCGGAAAGGCACTCTCTGTCCCCTCCGGCCCCCACCTTCCCCAGCGGAAAAGTAAACAGGGTGGGGGTGGTCGTCACCGGAGGGCAGGGGTTCGAGTCTGAGAGAGTTTGGGGGAACACTCAGCACCGCCTTGACGGATCCCAGTACTTTCCGCTGACTGGGGACGCTCtcgaaaatgttttttaaatctgacCGCACCCACCCAGCCGTGCGCAGAAGCTGCCCACCGTCTCGCGTGAGCAGATCAGACGCTAGCGGCCGAAAGGCCTCCTCAACTTACTTTGGAGGGGTTTTTGATTTGTTTCCCGGGGCTGGCACTATTTTAGAACAGTCCCCACTTTACAACTTTCCCCCAaaccggattttttttttccagttttcaaagtGTCATGCTATACGTTTGAATATACTAGTATGGTACTGTTTTAACACACATATGTTATATCAAGAGATCAACACGtgaattttgttgattttatgaGTCTGAAGGCaaacgggtgtgtgtgtgtgtgtgtgtgtgtgtgtgtgtgtgtgttttcccgtCATTAGCTGGCCCTTTTGAGTAAACATTCTTTAATAGGAGGAAGTGTTTGCCTGCAGATAGCTCAGAAAATGCTTCCTCACAATCTCCGCTAAAAACAGGTAAAGGAAAAACACCCAACGTGAACTTACTAGATCTGTTTTCAgaagactaagagaaaaaaaggattttaaaatctcaatCAAAGCATCCGGCTTTGTGAGAAAATGCTAAAGATGTCTAAGCATCGCCGCTCTTGGCACATTGACGCCGCCGCACACGATTGGAGTTTAAAATGATTCCACTTAGCTGAACTGCCTTCAGTAAATTTAAAGACTGTTCACAGAATAATTGGgcctttttctcccctcagagtgtTTTGATTATAAGAGTGCAATAAGTATTGAGACGAGTGGAATAAAACAAAGTCTTTCTTTCTATACTATGAAGATTTTGAATAGTACTTGTCAATAAAGCAATTCCTATTGTAATCTTAGGGGAGGGTGGCCTCCACCCCGGAAGGACTGTCTCAGAGATAGTAACCTCATTACAATATGAATGAAAAAGGCCGCCAGCATTGTATCGGGAGAAAACCGATTCGCGGGCACCCGGTTTTCTTATCAGCCGTTACTTTTGCACAGGCACTCACTTGGGATACGTTATACATATAAAAGCGATCCGTTATAACTTCATCGCTATCTCAGAGCGCGCTGGTCAAAGTAAATCCTAACTTTTGCTCTTCTGAAACCTACCTGCCACTCTGAATCCTGCTACGTAGAAAGAGTGtcgacttttcttttttcccctcaaggcTTATTCTGACCATGTGCTTATTCTGTGAGCAatgaaacgggggggggggggggggagggcggggggaagTACCCATATCCCAACgtgaaagtgggggaaaaaagtctcTGGAAGTTTTGGCTCTGGAAGGCCGGAGTGTGGGGTTCATTCCAGACCCCGTGAGCCACATTCCTAACGGTTCCAGGGCGCCTCCGTGCGCGTTCATTACTGTGTCTCTGTTAATCTTGTAGCAAATTTCTTGCTTGATAGCTATCACAATTAGGCAGGAACACAATTATGTTACGACGCACGATTGGACGCGGAAAtgcccttgtgctctgtctctggtTTTCATAACAGTCTGGCAATCTCAAATAAATCTCACTTATCTTTATCGTTATCTTGAGTGTTCCTCAGATAGGAACCCAGGACTTAACCTGCTTAGCGACTGATAATTGATTTCACATTGTTGCAAAGATTCCCCTTCCGGAGGTTTAGTTAATGTCGAGATTTTAATTGCACTCTGGCAAATATTGCATCTGGCTTAATCACTAACTTTCCAtccataaaaatattgaaatcgcTTCTGATATTAGTTAAAAGTCAATATTTAGAAGTGAAAACTCAAGCCTCCTTTGCTCTAGGCGACAACAGGGTAAGCATACATTCGGAAACTTGTAAGATGATGAGATATATAATTAGCTTTTATGTTAATTGACTGTTATGAGTTTGTTGTAGGACAATTCTTCATATAATATGCAGATAGCATTGGCTGTTTAGTTTTATTAGACAATATAATTAGAAAGCTAAAGGAGCTCATTTCGATGAGGAATAATAGAAGCTGATAAATTTCCCAGTGTTCTGTGTATCAGAAGTGAATTCCATCTGGATTTAATCAATAACAGAGATTTCAAGTAGCCTTTGTTTAGAGAACTGAAGCCAGCCCACAGATAACAGAACTAATATAGTTTTTCCAGTTACCATCAATTCAGTGTTAAAACAGGTGAATTTCTACAATCAATAAAACCTTGGGGACAAAACTACAAAGATTTCGGCACAGTTTATCACAAAGACACAGGAAATTTACGTAAATAACATCACGATTTTACCTTCCGCAACTTGAATAAGGAAAAGAGTCTTTCCTATTCTTACTTATGGACATATTGTGTTATATCAAGTATATGTTCAGGTtgggaggaaaacagaaagaatgaaataagaacATTTTGGTTTGGGGGTAAATTTTCCTATAATTCAAAACTGCTCGAGTTTcgatcacattttttttttttttttaattctggagcCTTTTTCCAGCTTACCAGGGATAAAACAGAATCCGAGAAAAATTGCGTAATGCACCATCATTGATGAACTCCAAATGGGGTCATCAAACACAATTTGACCTTTTCCGGAAGTTTAAAAAAGCTCTGCTCTCACTGGCAAGTGCAAAATTGGCCCTGCCACTTGGTTTCCTACCCTAAAAAAGTCTTCCACcaaaaactttaattttcaagcattttaggtaaagtgaaaacaaaatgcaCTTCTCCGTATGAAAATGTCGCAACTTTTCAATCTTTTAAACAAATCAGCCCTTCCCACAGTGGAGCCGTGCCCTCCACCGGCGTGCCCCGGAAGGATTttgcagattaaaaaacaaaacaaaacaaaaaaagtgaatggAAGAGTGCATGAAAGGAGACGGGAGCACCGTGAGTAAGATGCGAGTCTGTCCATTCATGCCACGAATCCCGGTCCGTCTCCGTGCCGGGTCATTCTTGAGGCTTGGAGGGGGCCTCCTCTGTGGTTCTGAATGAAAACGAAGGTACTTGGGGGAGCCTGTGTGCCCGGGAGAGGCCCAGCGATCGCTAGCGAACTGTGATGTGACTCCTGGTCTGTCGGCCGAGCTGAAGGTCACATAAATGCAGAATCGGTGCTCCTGGTTCCCAGTTTTCCGCCCTCCCCCCAAGTCTGCATCCCTCACTACCTTGTCACGGAAAACAGGAAGGGATCGAGCGGTTGTGTTTCTGGGCACCGTCACGCAAGGGAAAAGGTGAGACCCCACGTTTGTGGGATGTAGGGCGGCATTTCCCAGCTTTGTGGGCAAACGGTAGCAGTTCCTTAGAAAGCGTTGGCGGGCTCAGGGGAGGAGGGACGGAGAAATGGGACCACGGGAACCTGAGTTGTTCCGTGTCCACAGATGTGGACACGCCCACGCACACACAGTGGTTTCCACGGACCAGAAAGACAGcgctgtttttctttaaaaccatttttttttcttttttctccgtttttatttatttttgggacggagagagacagagcatgaacgggggaggggcagggagagagggagacacagaatcggaaacaggctccaggctctgagccatcagcccagagcctgacgcggggcccgaactcacggaccgcgagatcgtgacctggctgaagtcggacgcttaaccgactgcgccacccaggcgcccctctttaaaaccatttttaataggaaaagtaACATAGTCATttgattggggaaaaaaaaaacattcaaaaggaacaaaagggCAAAGTAAAAAGTGAGGCTGATACCCGGGACCCTACGGCCCAGCTCTCTCCCGGGGCCAGGAACCTTCCCCCTGCACATCCATGTGAATGTGTGtctgcacgtgtgtgtgtctgtgtgtgtcacGAGCATTTGTGAGCACCCCCGTCCCCTTGGTACCCAGGCTAGGGCACAGCGCTGGGCCTTGGTGACCCCATCCCCCCGCTCCTGGACTTGAGGGCACTGGAGTTTGGAGAGCTCGCAGCCAACCCCCTTCTCgtcaggggaaggggcaggcacaGAGTGGGGGGACGGAGCCGGGGTCAGAACCCAGCCCCGGGACGTGGTCGGCCAGGCCTCAGGGAAGCCTGTTCCCTAACCACCTTTAGCCGAAGCCACACGCCATGTCCTCCCCAGGTGACCAGGTAGGGGCACTCTTTGGGGCTGAGTTGTGTCCCCTAAATTCCTACATTGAAGCCCCGACCCTCAGGACCTCACAACGTGgccttatttggagacaggaccttCACCGAAGTCGTTAAGGTAGAATGAGGTCACCAGGGTGGCCCCGATCCAGTGTGACCG
It includes:
- the CNPY1 gene encoding protein canopy homolog 1 isoform X1 encodes the protein MDEVEYDVTKARQKTTKVGSFRINPDGTQERRKTPLAHSEVFLTDLLDQVCERMNHYQLEEDSVTREKKFKRFAPREGDRIYKEFKKFHFYSDAYRPLKFACEAIIEEHEDEIFSLTAQEAHDLADKLCSEKAVRRVTVPGQGTTQTKDRMRCIKLKYGIIDLHRP
- the CNPY1 gene encoding protein canopy homolog 1 isoform X2, translated to MDEVEYDVTKARQKTTKVGSFRINPDGTQERRKTPLAHSEVFLTDLLDQVCERMNHYQLEEDSVTREKKFKRFAPREGDRIYKEFKKFHFYSDAYRPLKFACEAIIEEHEDEIFSLTAQEAHDLADKLCSEKADLCGASANLAELLDGTSTGY
- the CNPY1 gene encoding protein canopy homolog 1 isoform X3, producing the protein MDEVEYDVTKARQKTTKVGSFRINPDGTQERRKTPLAHSEVFLTDLLDQVCERMNHYQLEEDSVTREKKFKRFAPREGDRIYKEFKKFHFYSDAYRPLKFACEAIIEEHEDEIFSLTAQEAHDLADKLCSEKADRFTFFLVIT